From one Butyricimonas faecihominis genomic stretch:
- a CDS encoding site-specific integrase: MGTSISVVYYKYKTLSNGEHPLMLRVYKNGKRKLVSIGISIHPNLWDVSKNCPKKTCPNKELINKIIADKIAEYNKQILELKVEQKEYTAASLVESTEQELKPKTVKEFYSELIEEFKKNGKAGNTSIYTDSLNSLKAFTKNKLDFYFSNINKKWLEKYEQWQKDKGNKETSISLQFRTLRSAYNKAIDAGVANKKFYPFDEYKVSKFNTKTKKRAISKEEVMKIIYTETINATKLRTLTRDVFTFSYLCGGISFVDIANLSVDNICNGKLKYTRQKTHGEIKLKLCDQAREIINKYHEKKARYLFPIFDAKVHKTPVQKKNRVHKVLAKVNRELKVLASELEIEADMTTYVARHSFATILKNSGVNISLISEMLGHTDLKTTQIYLDSFENTQMEAAMSNLL, translated from the coding sequence ATGGGAACCTCTATTTCAGTAGTTTACTACAAGTACAAGACACTTTCAAACGGGGAACACCCGTTAATGCTTCGTGTTTACAAAAATGGTAAACGTAAACTCGTGAGCATCGGTATCTCGATTCACCCGAACTTGTGGGACGTTTCAAAGAACTGCCCGAAGAAAACGTGTCCGAATAAAGAACTTATTAACAAGATCATTGCGGACAAGATAGCCGAGTACAACAAGCAAATCCTTGAATTAAAGGTCGAGCAAAAGGAATACACGGCAGCCTCTTTGGTGGAAAGCACGGAACAGGAACTTAAGCCTAAAACGGTGAAAGAATTCTACTCCGAGTTAATTGAAGAGTTCAAAAAGAATGGAAAGGCGGGTAACACTAGTATATACACGGATTCACTTAACTCCTTGAAAGCGTTTACCAAGAACAAGCTAGATTTCTATTTCAGTAACATTAACAAAAAATGGCTAGAAAAGTACGAGCAATGGCAGAAGGACAAAGGGAATAAAGAAACCTCCATAAGTTTACAATTCAGAACGTTACGAAGTGCGTATAACAAAGCCATTGATGCAGGTGTCGCTAACAAGAAGTTTTACCCTTTCGACGAGTACAAGGTCAGCAAGTTTAACACGAAGACCAAGAAAAGAGCCATTTCCAAAGAAGAGGTGATGAAAATTATCTACACGGAAACCATAAACGCAACGAAGTTAAGAACCTTAACCCGTGATGTTTTCACGTTCTCTTACTTGTGTGGTGGAATATCGTTTGTAGATATAGCGAACCTCTCGGTGGATAATATCTGTAACGGGAAGTTAAAGTACACACGACAGAAAACGCACGGGGAGATAAAATTGAAACTATGCGACCAAGCGAGAGAGATCATCAACAAGTATCACGAGAAAAAGGCTCGTTACTTGTTCCCGATTTTCGACGCCAAGGTACACAAAACACCCGTGCAGAAGAAGAACAGGGTGCACAAGGTACTCGCAAAGGTCAATCGTGAATTGAAAGTTCTCGCTTCTGAACTCGAAATCGAAGCCGACATGACAACATACGTCGCAAGGCATTCATTCGCCACGATATTAAAGAACTCGGGTGTCAACATTTCTCTAATTAGCGAGATGTTAGGACATACCGATTTAAAGACAACCCAAATCTACCTCGATAGTTTCGAGAACACGCAAATGGAGGCTGCAATGAGCAACCTACTATAA